One stretch of Prunus persica cultivar Lovell chromosome G1, Prunus_persica_NCBIv2, whole genome shotgun sequence DNA includes these proteins:
- the LOC18790999 gene encoding pentatricopeptide repeat-containing protein At1g13040, mitochondrial isoform X2, with product MYRSLGVNRLIFRSRIVYYVKTGLIDQALQVFDEMTRSDCRVFSIDYNRFIGVLVRHSRYDLAEHYYYEMVPQGFSLSAFTYSRFISGLCKIRNFTLIEKLIRDMDRLGAVPDIWAFNIYLNLLCQENRAHFALEVFHRMVDKGREPDVVSYTILIDGLCKARQFDKAVDIWTSMIRKGFKPDNIACTALVVGLCDGGKVDLAYNLVIGEMKGQVKFSNLMYNTLINGFCRAGRIDKAQAIKSFMKRNGCESDLVTHNVLLKYCCNEFMLEEAEKLMKKMERSGMEPDVYSYNQLLKGLCQANRADKAYLLMRTRMEPKGLCNVVSYNTIITAFCRAHRTGRAYKLFEEMGQKGTMPDVVTFTILIEAFLREGSSDIANKLLDQMTVMGLLPDRIFYTTIVDHLCKSGKIAMAYSVFSDMLEKGIAPDAVSFNALINGLCKASRVSEAMHLYEEMQNRGCCPDEVTFKLIIGGLIRENKLSVACRVWDQMMEKGFTLDGAVSERLVNAIHSKDGMKMQNESIVRGTC from the exons ATGTATCGCAGTCTCGGCGTTAACCGCCTCATATTCCGCAGTCGCATAGTTTACTACGTGAAAACTGGTCTAATCGATCAAGCTCTCCAAGTGTTCGACGAAATGACCCGCTCCGATTGCCGCGTATTTAGCATTGACTACAATCGCTTCATCGGCGTATTGGTCCGCCATTCGCGTTACGATCTCGCCGAGCACTACTACTACGAAATGGTGCCACAGGGCTTCTCTTTAAGCGCATTTACTTACTCTAGGTTCATTTCTGGTCTGTGCAAGATCAGAAATTTCACTCTCATTGAAAAACTTATTCGAGACATGGATAGGCTTGGGGCTGTGCCTGACATTTGGgctttcaatatatatttgaatcttCTGTGCCAAGAAAACAGGGCACATTTTGCTCTGGAAGTGTTCCATAGGATGGTTGATAAAGGAAGAGAGCCTGATGTTGTATCATATACTATACTTATTGATGGGTTGTGTAAAGCTAGACAATTTGATAAGGCAGTTGATATTTGGACTAGTATGATTAGGAAAGGGTTCAAGCCCGATAATATTGCGTGTACAGCGCTTGTTGTTGGATTGTGTGATGGTGGGAAGGTTGATTTGGCATATAACCTTGTAATAGGTGAAATGAAGGGTCAAGTCAAGTTTAGTAATTTGATGTATAATACGTtgattaatgggttttgtcGAGCTGGTAGAATTGATAAGGCACAGGCAATCAAGTCATTTATGAAGAGGAATGGGTGCGAGTCGGATTTGGTTACTCACAATGTGTTATTGAAATATTGTTGTAATGAGTTCATGTTAGAGGAGGCTGAGAagttgatgaagaaaatggagaGGAGTGGTATGGAACCTGACGTGTATAGTTACAATCAGCTTCTCAAGGGCCTTTGTCAAGCTAATAGAGCGGATAAGGCATATTTGTTGATGAGGACTAGGATGGAGCCAAAGGGGCTGTGTAATGTTGTGTCATATAATACCATCATCACAGCATTTTGCAGGGCACACCGCACTGGAAGGGCTTATAAACTGTTTGAGGAAATGGGTCAAAAGGGCACCATGCCAGACGTGGTGACGTTCACTATTCTTATAGAAGCTTTTTTAAGAGAAGGTAGTTCAGATATAGCCAATAAGCTTCTTGATCAGATGACAGTTATGGGTCTGTTGCCTGACCGGATATTTTACACTACAATAGTTGATCACCTATGTAAGAGTGGGAAGATTGCAATGGCTTATAGTGTTTTCAGTGATATGTTAGAGAAGGGCATCGCCCCTGATGCTGTTTCATTTAATGCTCTTATTAATGGGCTTTGCAAGGCTTCTAGAGTGAGTGAAGCTATGCATCTCTACGAGGAAATGCAGAATCGAGGATGTTGTCCTGATGAGGTAACTTTTAAATTGATAATTGGAGGTCTCATAAGGGAAAACAAGCTTTCAGTGGCTTGTAGGGTATGGGATCAGATGATGGAGAAGGGCTTTACTCTTGATGGAGCTGTCTCTGAGAGACTGGTTAATGCCATCCATTCAAAAGATGGCATGAAAATGCAAAATG AGTCCATTGTTAGAGGCACTTGTTAG
- the LOC18791325 gene encoding serine/threonine-protein kinase AFC2 isoform X1 codes for MEMDYVTEFPLSHIDRRPRKRPRIAWDVPQGHPKAQSGIYYEQDVGNGTSFGPPRVLPDHPSLFVKGLTQKGSPPWRDDDKDGHYMFALGENLTSRYKIHRKIGEGTFGQVLECWDRETKEVVAIKVVRSIKKYREAAMIEVDVLQLLGKYDRNGSRCVQIRNWFDYRNHICIVFEMLGPSLYDFLRKNNYRPFPVDLVRELGRQLLECVAFMHDMRLIHTDLKPENILFVSSEYVKVPDYKFTSRSPKDGTCHKRLPKSSAIKVIDFGSTAYDHQEHNYIVSTRHYRAPEVILGLGWSYPCDIWSVGCILVELCSGEALFQTHENLEHLAMMERVLGPFPPHMLRRADRHAEKYVRRGRLDWPEGATSRESIKAVLKLHRLQNIVMQHVDHSAGDLIDLLQGLLRYDPSNRLTAPEALRHPFFTRDHFRRF; via the exons ATGGAGATGGATTATGTGACGGAGTTCCCTCTTTCCCACATTGATCGGCGTCCAAGGAAGAGGCCCAGGATTGCTTGGGACGTCCCTCAAGGCCACCCAAAG GCTCAGTCAGGAATATATTATGAGCAAGATGTTGGAAATGGGACAAGCTTTGGACCTCCAAGGGTACTCCCAGACCATCCTAGTCTTTTTGTAAAGGGATTGACTCAAAAAGGCTCTCCCCCATGGCGAGATGATGACAAAGATGGGCATTACATGTTTGCGCTGGGAGAGAATTTAACTTCTCGCT ATAAGATTCACAGAAAAATTGGTGAAG GAACTTTTGGTCAGGTTTTGGAATGCTGGGATAGGGAAACAAAAGAGGTGGTAGCTATAAAAGTTGTCAGAAGTATTAAGAAATATCGTGAAGCAGCAATGATAGAAGTTGATGTGCTACAGTTGCTTGGGAAGTATGACAGAAATGGCAGTCG TTGTGTTCAAATACGGAACTGGTTTGACTATCGTAACCATATATGTATA GTATTTGAGATGCTTGGACCAAGCTTATAcgatttcctccggaaaaataATTATCGCCCATTTCCGGTTGATCTTGTCCGCGAGCTTGGCAGGCAACTGTTGGAATGTGTAGCAT tcatgcatgatatgcGTCTCATCCATACTGACTTGAAGCCTGAAAACATACTTTTTGTGTCTTCAGAGTATGTTAAAGTACCAGACTACAAG TTTACATCCCGGTCACCAAAAGATGGAACCTGTCATAAAAGGTTGCCAAAGTCTAGTGCTATCAAGGTCATTGATTTTGGTAGCACTGCCTATGACCATCAAGAGCACAACTACATTGTCTCGACAAGGCACTACCGCGCACCAGAGGTTATTCTTG GTCTTGGATGGAGTTATCCATGTGACATATGGAGTGTTGGTTGCATCTTGGTAGAATTGTGTTCG GGAGAAGCTTTGTTTCAGACACATGAGAACTTAGAACATCTAGCTATGATGGAGAGGGTCTTAGGTCCATTTCCACCGCACATGTTGAGAAGAGCAGA ccGGCACGCTGAGAAGTATGTCAGGAGGGGTAGATTGGACTGGCCAGAAGGTGCAACTTCACGGGAAAGTATTAAAGCCGTTTTAAAGCTACATCGTCTCCAG AATATAGTTATGCAGCATGTAGATCATTCAGCTGGGGATCTCATCGACCTCCTGCAAGGTCTCCTTAGATATGACCCCTCCAATAGGCTAACAGCTCCTGAGGCCCTTAGGCATCCGTTCTTTACCAGGGATCATTTCAGGAGGTTTTAG
- the LOC18788629 gene encoding NDR1/HIN1-like protein 13, which translates to MGIPNPMIIYPIWWRTCIMYSFALAQPSHSKIQKQNHLKKVGTKITCLPCLATFDSLPFQKSSLKFSSSHPLSLLASNSLLFLIPRSSALLPCLLLVHATMPTHDDTNPHFVRPFQPQRPDQYPQTPPVGPFLQQPQHQGQHSGPVSLGPSWTEPPPDVKPARRHRPKHSGRHSRPLGPLVSFHPHFQDQHPHPQPNHSGQQTQPLVPPVPFANQDNEDPQPPAKRQSQQTLPPSSHDHEDQLHPLPHGTQGQPQHGQRPHPHGLLRPHTQQTNLFQWSLAIFCAIFWVIIIIGGLVVLIVYLIFRPRTPKFDVSTATLNAAYLDMGYLLNADLTVLANFTNPNKKVSVDFSSLIIDLYYGNTLIATQYIEPFSAHKRESMFANVHMVVSQVRLGLLESQRLQKQMETNRAVFEVKGSFRARANFGNILRYSYWLHGDCKVVFTGPPDGVLVSRKCKTKH; encoded by the exons ATG GGTATCCCAAATCCGATGATAATCTATCCGATATGGTGGAGAACCTGTATAATGTATTCGTTCGCATTGGCCCAGCCTAGCCACTCTAAAATACAGAAACAGAACCACTTGAAAAAAGTTGGTACCAAGATTACTTGCCTCCCATGCTTAGCTACGTTTGATTCTTTGCCTTTCCAAAAATCATCCTTGAAGTTTTCTTCAAGTCATCCTCTTTCCCTGTTGGCCTCCAATTCCTTATTATTCCTCATCCCTCGATCTTCAGCTCTTCTTCCTTGCTTACTACTTGTCCATGCTACCATGCCTACCCATGATGACACCAACCCTCATTTTGTCAGACCCTTCCAACCACAACGTCCAGACCAATATCCCCAAACACCCCCTGTTGGTCCATTCCTGCAACAACCACAGCACCAAGGCCAGCACTCCGGCCCTGTGAGTCTCGGTCCCAGTTGGACTGAACCACCACCAGATGTTAAGCCAGCCCGTCGTCACAGGCCAAAGCATTCAGGCAGGCATTCTCGGCCACTTGGTCCATTGGTGTCATTCCATCCACACTTTCAAGACCAACATCCTCATCCACAGCCAAACCATTCAGGCCAGCAAACCCAGCCGCTAGTCCCCCCGGTGCCCTTTGCAAACCAAGATAATGAAGACCCACAACCTCCGGCAAAGCGTCAAAGCCAGCAAACCCTGCCACCGTCAAGCCATGATCATGAAGACCAACTGCATCCTCTGCCACATGGTACACAAGGACAGCCACAACATGGCCAGCGTCCCCACCCGCATGGCTTGCTCAGGCCACATACTCAACAAACCAACCTCTTTCAATGGTCATTAGCCATCTTCTGTGCAATTTTTTGGGTTATCATAATAATAGGAGGCCTAGTTGTTCTCATAGTCTATCTTATTTTTCGCCCCCGGACACCGAAATTCGATGTCTCCACTGCCACCCTCAATGCAGCCTACCTTGACATGGGCTATCTGCTCAATGCTGACCTTACTGTGCTAGCGAACTTCACCAATCCAAACAAGAAGGTGAGCGTGGACTTTAGCTCCTTGATCATTGATCTTTATTATGGAAATACCCTAATTGCTACCCAATACATAGAACCCTTTTCTGCACACAAGAGAGAGTCCATGTTTGCAAATGTTCATATGGTGGTTAGTCAGGTCCGTCTTGGATTGTTAGAGAGCCAAAGGCTTCAGAAGCAGATGGAGACCAACAGAGCCGTTTTTGAAGTCAAGGGATCTTTCAGAGCACGTGCTAATTTTGGAAATATCCTACGGTACTCTTATTGGTTACATGGTGACTGCAAAGTTGTGTTCACCGGACCTCCTGATGGGGTTCTGGTTAGTAGAAAATGCAAGACAAAACACTAA
- the LOC18791325 gene encoding serine/threonine-protein kinase AFC1 isoform X3 — protein MCYSCLGSMTEMAVVMHDMRLIHTDLKPENILFVSSEYVKVPDYKFTSRSPKDGTCHKRLPKSSAIKVIDFGSTAYDHQEHNYIVSTRHYRAPEVILGLGWSYPCDIWSVGCILVELCSGEALFQTHENLEHLAMMERVLGPFPPHMLRRADRHAEKYVRRGRLDWPEGATSRESIKAVLKLHRLQNIVMQHVDHSAGDLIDLLQGLLRYDPSNRLTAPEALRHPFFTRDHFRRF, from the exons ATGTGCTACAGTTGCTTGGGAAGTATGACAGAAATGGCAGTCG tcatgcatgatatgcGTCTCATCCATACTGACTTGAAGCCTGAAAACATACTTTTTGTGTCTTCAGAGTATGTTAAAGTACCAGACTACAAG TTTACATCCCGGTCACCAAAAGATGGAACCTGTCATAAAAGGTTGCCAAAGTCTAGTGCTATCAAGGTCATTGATTTTGGTAGCACTGCCTATGACCATCAAGAGCACAACTACATTGTCTCGACAAGGCACTACCGCGCACCAGAGGTTATTCTTG GTCTTGGATGGAGTTATCCATGTGACATATGGAGTGTTGGTTGCATCTTGGTAGAATTGTGTTCG GGAGAAGCTTTGTTTCAGACACATGAGAACTTAGAACATCTAGCTATGATGGAGAGGGTCTTAGGTCCATTTCCACCGCACATGTTGAGAAGAGCAGA ccGGCACGCTGAGAAGTATGTCAGGAGGGGTAGATTGGACTGGCCAGAAGGTGCAACTTCACGGGAAAGTATTAAAGCCGTTTTAAAGCTACATCGTCTCCAG AATATAGTTATGCAGCATGTAGATCATTCAGCTGGGGATCTCATCGACCTCCTGCAAGGTCTCCTTAGATATGACCCCTCCAATAGGCTAACAGCTCCTGAGGCCCTTAGGCATCCGTTCTTTACCAGGGATCATTTCAGGAGGTTTTAG
- the LOC18793252 gene encoding protein-tyrosine-phosphatase MKP1 — MLGEEEKNRLAGNTRKTYLRSVSWSDRSPSKPNNPYPRPQLNSKARSCLPPLQPLSIARNTVQEWPRAGSDDLGVWPQPQTPRGSVKPLPNSNPEQPGREFEFKKDKLAFFDKECSRIADHIYLGSDAVAKNREVLRKNGITHVLNCVGFVSPEYFKNDLVYKTLWLKDSPSEDITSILYDVFDYFEDVRKQGGRVLVHCCQGVSRSTSLVIAYLMWREGQSFEDAFQYVKAARGVTNPNMGFACQLLQCQKRVHAVPASPNSMLRMYRMAPHSSYDPLHLVPKTLGHPGAQGLDSRGAFVVHVPSALYVWIGKDCNTMMSDNARAAAFQVIQYERAKGPIVDIKEGEEPLEFWDALSSGVLAEDHSKTDVKKVETLSSGGDKVAASRCVPVGERKVVEYDLDFEIFHKAIAGGVVPPFSVSNTESETCLPARENGWGRLRQKFASGIMKDLVTSSELNCNTSPSSDELDMVVETHKEAEDPVSLIEPSSPLSASRHFRSSADSFECFPSRSPCRIRDTFREVECSVPFTEKLSLPTTHCRSPDSFSCFPDSSPKFSSKSPTLSPSNSDYSSSFTFSPSSSNWSDLSCLSSQQPSPSGLESTDPSYIKNISLADNSSLLFKKSPSSPEETFSANFTLEVANSCLPCKGNSPSLAERRGSNPPPRMLVPSVDESPEVPRNLVRSWSFSLPDMGDDAMDSDCNQSENESNREEQMLDVDISNPEKELQCEMISHTAQVINPVLYRRSQLP; from the coding sequence ATGTTAGgcgaagaagagaaaaaccgGCTCGCCGGAAATACCCGGAAAACGTATTTGCGGTCGGTGTCGTGGTCTGACCGCTCACCCTCTAAACCTAACAATCCATATCCAAGGCCACAGCTGAATAGTAAAGCGAGGTCTTGCTTACCTCCACTTCAGCCCCTTTCAATAGCTAGGAACACCGTTCAGGAGTGGCCAAGGGCGGGTTCTGATGATCTTGGGGTATGGCctcaaccccaaaccccaaGAGGATCAGTTAAACCCCTTCCGAATTCGAACCCAGAACAACCCGGGAGAGAATTTGAGTTTAAGAAGGATAAGCTTGCTTTTTTCGATAAAGAATGCTCGAGAATTGCTGATCATATATACTTAGGAAGTGATGCGGTGGCTAAGAACCGTGAGGTTTTGAGGAAGAACGGAATCACCCATGTGCTCAACTGTGTTGGGTTTGTTTCTCCCGAGTATTTCAAGAATGATCTTGTGTACAAGACACTTTGGTTGAAAGATAGCCCGTCGGAGGACATTACAAGTATACTCTATGATgtgtttgattattttgaaGATGTTCGAAAACAAGGCGGGCGAGTTCTTGTGCATTGTTGTCAGGGAGTGTCTCGGTCAACTTCTCTGGTCATTGCATACCTCATGTGGAGAGAGGGCCAGAGCTTTGAAGATGCATTTCAGTATGTGAAGGCCGCTCGAGGGGTGACTAACCCGAATATGGGTTTTGCTTGTCAACTCCTGCAGTGCCAGAAGAGGGTACATGCTGTGCCTGCAAGCCCAAATTCCATGTTAAGGATGTACCGGATGGCCCCGCATTCATCATATGATCCTCTTCATCTCGTGCCAAAGACGTTAGGCCATCCAGGTGCACAAGGACTTGACTCTCGTGGAGCATTCGTTGTGCATGTTCCATCGGCTTTATATGTCTGGATTGGAAAGGATTGCAACACAATGATGTCAGATAATGCAAGGGCAGCTGCCTTTCAGGTCATCCAGTATGAGAGGGCAAAGGGTCCGATTGTGGACATCAAGGAAGGTGAAGAACCTTTGGAATTTTGGGACGCTCTTTCCAGTGGGGTCTTAGCAGAAGATCACAGCAAGACAGATGTGAAAAAGGTAGAAACTTTATCTTCTGGAGGCGATAAGGTTGCTGCATCTAGGTGTGTTCCGGTGGGTGAAAGGAAGGTTGTTGAATATGATTTGGATTTCGAAATTTTCCATAAGGCAATTGCAGGTGGGGTTGTCCCACCGTTTTCAGTATCTAATACTGAATCAGAAACTTGCCTTCCAGCCAGAGAAAATGGATGGGGTAGATTGCGGCAAAAGTTTGCTAGCGGCATTATGAAAGATTTGGTCACGTCTTCTGAGCTGAATTGTAACACTAGCCCATCCAGTGATGAGTTGGATATGGTTGTGGAAACTCATAAAGAAGCAGAAGACCCTGTTTCCCTGATTGAGCCTTCATCACCATTATCAGCATCACGCCACTTTCGTAGCTCAGCTGATTCCTTTGAATGCTTTCCAAGTCGCAGCCCATGTAGGATACGAGATACTTTTAGAGAAGTAGAATGCTCTGTTCCTTTTACCGAGAAATTATCATTACCTACAACTCATTGTCGTTCACCggattctttttcttgttttcctgACAGCAGTCCTAAGTTCAGCTCCAAATCCCCAACACTGTCCCCTTCAAACTCTGATTACTCTAGTTCATTTACCTTTTCACCATCATCTTCTAATTGGTCGGACTTGTCATGTTTGTCTTCTCAACAGCCTTCACCTTCTGGCTTGGAATCTACGGATCCATCTTATATTAagaatatttctttggcagaTAACTCAAgcttacttttcaaaaaatctCCTTCTTCACCTGAAGAGACATTTTCTGCTAATTTTACTTTGGAAGTGGCAAATTCATGTTTGCCATGTAAAGGGAATTCCCCCTCTCTTGCAGAGCGCAGAGGGAGTAATCCTCCACCTCGAATGTTGGTACCATCAGTGGATGAATCGCCTGAAGTTCCGAGGAATTTGGTACGATCATGGTCCTTCTCTTTACCTGACATGGGTGATGATGCGATGGACTCTGATTGCAACCAATCTGAAAATGAGAGCAACAGAGAAGAGCAAATGTTAGATGTGGACATTAGTAACCCTGAAAAGGAATTGCAATGTGAAATGATCAGCCACACTGCACAAGTGATCAACCCAGTTTTGTACCGTAGGTCACAGCTTCCTTGA
- the LOC18791325 gene encoding serine/threonine-protein kinase AFC1 isoform X2, which yields MIEVDVLQLLGKYDRNGSRCVQIRNWFDYRNHICIVFEMLGPSLYDFLRKNNYRPFPVDLVRELGRQLLECVAFMHDMRLIHTDLKPENILFVSSEYVKVPDYKFTSRSPKDGTCHKRLPKSSAIKVIDFGSTAYDHQEHNYIVSTRHYRAPEVILGLGWSYPCDIWSVGCILVELCSGEALFQTHENLEHLAMMERVLGPFPPHMLRRADRHAEKYVRRGRLDWPEGATSRESIKAVLKLHRLQNIVMQHVDHSAGDLIDLLQGLLRYDPSNRLTAPEALRHPFFTRDHFRRF from the exons ATGATAGAAGTTGATGTGCTACAGTTGCTTGGGAAGTATGACAGAAATGGCAGTCG TTGTGTTCAAATACGGAACTGGTTTGACTATCGTAACCATATATGTATA GTATTTGAGATGCTTGGACCAAGCTTATAcgatttcctccggaaaaataATTATCGCCCATTTCCGGTTGATCTTGTCCGCGAGCTTGGCAGGCAACTGTTGGAATGTGTAGCAT tcatgcatgatatgcGTCTCATCCATACTGACTTGAAGCCTGAAAACATACTTTTTGTGTCTTCAGAGTATGTTAAAGTACCAGACTACAAG TTTACATCCCGGTCACCAAAAGATGGAACCTGTCATAAAAGGTTGCCAAAGTCTAGTGCTATCAAGGTCATTGATTTTGGTAGCACTGCCTATGACCATCAAGAGCACAACTACATTGTCTCGACAAGGCACTACCGCGCACCAGAGGTTATTCTTG GTCTTGGATGGAGTTATCCATGTGACATATGGAGTGTTGGTTGCATCTTGGTAGAATTGTGTTCG GGAGAAGCTTTGTTTCAGACACATGAGAACTTAGAACATCTAGCTATGATGGAGAGGGTCTTAGGTCCATTTCCACCGCACATGTTGAGAAGAGCAGA ccGGCACGCTGAGAAGTATGTCAGGAGGGGTAGATTGGACTGGCCAGAAGGTGCAACTTCACGGGAAAGTATTAAAGCCGTTTTAAAGCTACATCGTCTCCAG AATATAGTTATGCAGCATGTAGATCATTCAGCTGGGGATCTCATCGACCTCCTGCAAGGTCTCCTTAGATATGACCCCTCCAATAGGCTAACAGCTCCTGAGGCCCTTAGGCATCCGTTCTTTACCAGGGATCATTTCAGGAGGTTTTAG
- the LOC18790999 gene encoding pentatricopeptide repeat-containing protein At1g13040, mitochondrial isoform X1, translating into MYRSLGVNRLIFRSRIVYYVKTGLIDQALQVFDEMTRSDCRVFSIDYNRFIGVLVRHSRYDLAEHYYYEMVPQGFSLSAFTYSRFISGLCKIRNFTLIEKLIRDMDRLGAVPDIWAFNIYLNLLCQENRAHFALEVFHRMVDKGREPDVVSYTILIDGLCKARQFDKAVDIWTSMIRKGFKPDNIACTALVVGLCDGGKVDLAYNLVIGEMKGQVKFSNLMYNTLINGFCRAGRIDKAQAIKSFMKRNGCESDLVTHNVLLKYCCNEFMLEEAEKLMKKMERSGMEPDVYSYNQLLKGLCQANRADKAYLLMRTRMEPKGLCNVVSYNTIITAFCRAHRTGRAYKLFEEMGQKGTMPDVVTFTILIEAFLREGSSDIANKLLDQMTVMGLLPDRIFYTTIVDHLCKSGKIAMAYSVFSDMLEKGIAPDAVSFNALINGLCKASRVSEAMHLYEEMQNRGCCPDEVTFKLIIGGLIRENKLSVACRVWDQMMEKGFTLDGAVSERLVNAIHSKDGMKMQNGQHESIVRGTC; encoded by the exons ATGTATCGCAGTCTCGGCGTTAACCGCCTCATATTCCGCAGTCGCATAGTTTACTACGTGAAAACTGGTCTAATCGATCAAGCTCTCCAAGTGTTCGACGAAATGACCCGCTCCGATTGCCGCGTATTTAGCATTGACTACAATCGCTTCATCGGCGTATTGGTCCGCCATTCGCGTTACGATCTCGCCGAGCACTACTACTACGAAATGGTGCCACAGGGCTTCTCTTTAAGCGCATTTACTTACTCTAGGTTCATTTCTGGTCTGTGCAAGATCAGAAATTTCACTCTCATTGAAAAACTTATTCGAGACATGGATAGGCTTGGGGCTGTGCCTGACATTTGGgctttcaatatatatttgaatcttCTGTGCCAAGAAAACAGGGCACATTTTGCTCTGGAAGTGTTCCATAGGATGGTTGATAAAGGAAGAGAGCCTGATGTTGTATCATATACTATACTTATTGATGGGTTGTGTAAAGCTAGACAATTTGATAAGGCAGTTGATATTTGGACTAGTATGATTAGGAAAGGGTTCAAGCCCGATAATATTGCGTGTACAGCGCTTGTTGTTGGATTGTGTGATGGTGGGAAGGTTGATTTGGCATATAACCTTGTAATAGGTGAAATGAAGGGTCAAGTCAAGTTTAGTAATTTGATGTATAATACGTtgattaatgggttttgtcGAGCTGGTAGAATTGATAAGGCACAGGCAATCAAGTCATTTATGAAGAGGAATGGGTGCGAGTCGGATTTGGTTACTCACAATGTGTTATTGAAATATTGTTGTAATGAGTTCATGTTAGAGGAGGCTGAGAagttgatgaagaaaatggagaGGAGTGGTATGGAACCTGACGTGTATAGTTACAATCAGCTTCTCAAGGGCCTTTGTCAAGCTAATAGAGCGGATAAGGCATATTTGTTGATGAGGACTAGGATGGAGCCAAAGGGGCTGTGTAATGTTGTGTCATATAATACCATCATCACAGCATTTTGCAGGGCACACCGCACTGGAAGGGCTTATAAACTGTTTGAGGAAATGGGTCAAAAGGGCACCATGCCAGACGTGGTGACGTTCACTATTCTTATAGAAGCTTTTTTAAGAGAAGGTAGTTCAGATATAGCCAATAAGCTTCTTGATCAGATGACAGTTATGGGTCTGTTGCCTGACCGGATATTTTACACTACAATAGTTGATCACCTATGTAAGAGTGGGAAGATTGCAATGGCTTATAGTGTTTTCAGTGATATGTTAGAGAAGGGCATCGCCCCTGATGCTGTTTCATTTAATGCTCTTATTAATGGGCTTTGCAAGGCTTCTAGAGTGAGTGAAGCTATGCATCTCTACGAGGAAATGCAGAATCGAGGATGTTGTCCTGATGAGGTAACTTTTAAATTGATAATTGGAGGTCTCATAAGGGAAAACAAGCTTTCAGTGGCTTGTAGGGTATGGGATCAGATGATGGAGAAGGGCTTTACTCTTGATGGAGCTGTCTCTGAGAGACTGGTTAATGCCATCCATTCAAAAGATGGCATGAAAATGCAAAATGGTCAGCATG AGTCCATTGTTAGAGGCACTTGTTAG